From Alkalinema sp. FACHB-956, the proteins below share one genomic window:
- a CDS encoding Rpn family recombination-promoting nuclease/putative transposase has product IIDLVSSIVTYRFTSLSRQEVNAMLGISLEQTRVYQEAKEEGREEGLELGREEGREEGREEGLELGRRSIALNLLRRNFPVEEISEITGLTLEQIQTLQTQSSTEPS; this is encoded by the coding sequence GCATAATAGACTTAGTCAGTTCGATCGTGACCTATCGGTTTACCAGCCTATCGCGACAGGAGGTCAACGCCATGTTAGGAATCAGCCTAGAGCAAACCCGTGTCTATCAGGAAGCCAAAGAAGAAGGCAGAGAAGAAGGACTGGAATTGGGCAGAGAAGAAGGCAGAGAAGAAGGCAGAGAAGAAGGACTAGAATTGGGCAGAAGGAGTATCGCTCTGAATTTGTTGCGACGAAATTTCCCAGTAGAGGAAATTTCTGAGATCACGGGATTGACCCTTGAGCAAATTCAAACCCTCCAAACCCAGTCCTCA